Proteins from one Planctomycetota bacterium genomic window:
- a CDS encoding methyltransferase — protein sequence MAMNSRERIIAALNHQQPDRVAVDFGGHRSSGIAALAYARFKKALGIHTGNIYVYDVIQQLAIVEPVVLDYVGADVVEMGRGFLLDEKDWRDWTLPDDTPCKIPCYVNMERRGEDWYLLSNDGISLGMMKKGCLYFEQVYWPWADVDPKTQDFSDIEQAFQHSMWTAVPTPGGHIPLTDQGSGELAAGARALRASTDRAILGIFGGNLFEVPQFLYRIDNYFMHMGLYPEACKRLSQALCDFYLPRLERWLSAVGPYIDVILFGDDLGGQNGPLMSPDMYRRYYKPWHTMLWNRAKELAPYVNVHLHCCGGIEPLLGDLIEAGLESSNPVQITCQGMDPKLLKSTYGDRFTFWGGGCDTRHVLPHGTAAEVRQNVRDLASVWAPGGGFVFQQVHNILADVPPENIVAMFDAIRSYKPSGAC from the coding sequence ATGGCCATGAATTCGAGAGAGAGAATCATCGCCGCCTTGAACCATCAACAGCCGGATCGCGTTGCCGTTGATTTTGGCGGCCACCGATCGAGCGGAATCGCGGCCCTCGCCTACGCCAGGTTCAAAAAGGCTTTGGGCATTCATACGGGCAACATCTACGTCTACGACGTAATCCAGCAACTGGCCATCGTCGAGCCGGTTGTGCTGGATTACGTGGGCGCAGACGTGGTCGAGATGGGCCGGGGCTTTCTTTTGGATGAGAAGGACTGGCGGGATTGGACGTTACCCGACGACACGCCCTGCAAGATCCCCTGTTACGTGAACATGGAGCGAAGAGGCGAGGATTGGTATCTGCTCTCCAACGACGGCATCAGCCTGGGCATGATGAAGAAGGGCTGCCTCTATTTCGAGCAGGTATACTGGCCCTGGGCTGACGTCGATCCCAAAACCCAGGACTTTTCGGATATCGAACAGGCGTTTCAGCATAGCATGTGGACGGCCGTGCCCACGCCCGGCGGCCATATTCCGCTGACGGACCAGGGGAGCGGAGAATTGGCCGCCGGGGCCCGTGCGCTGCGCGCGTCCACGGACCGGGCCATTCTCGGCATCTTCGGCGGCAACCTGTTCGAGGTTCCGCAGTTTCTGTACCGGATCGATAATTATTTCATGCATATGGGATTGTACCCGGAGGCCTGTAAGCGATTGTCTCAGGCCCTCTGTGACTTTTATCTGCCGCGCCTGGAAAGATGGCTTTCCGCGGTTGGGCCCTACATCGACGTCATCCTGTTTGGCGACGACCTGGGCGGGCAGAACGGACCGCTGATGTCACCGGACATGTATCGCAGATACTACAAGCCTTGGCACACAATGCTCTGGAACCGGGCAAAGGAACTGGCGCCGTACGTTAACGTTCATCTGCACTGTTGTGGCGGAATCGAACCGTTGCTGGGCGATCTTATTGAAGCAGGACTCGAGTCATCCAACCCGGTCCAGATCACCTGCCAGGGCATGGATCCGAAGTTGTTGAAATCAACGTACGGCGACCGTTTCACGTTCTGGGGCGGGGGCTGTGATACGCGGCATGTGCTGCCGCACGGTACGGCGGCTGAGGTCAGGCAGAACGTGCGCGACCTGGCTTCCGTGTGGGCGCCGGGTGGTGGATTTGTCTTCCAGCAGGTACACAACATCTTGGCTGACGTGCCGCCCGAGAACATCGTGGCTATGTTCGACGCGATCCGTTCGTACAAACCCAGCGGCGCCTGCTAG
- a CDS encoding STAS domain-containing protein, with protein MKDNIIHAMDRDGVTVARIRAEAILNEDQVQAFGQALLALADIPGRRVILNFLGVHHLSSLALGELIRLHKRLAESGGELCLADIDPRIWEIFAITRLDRLFRIFDREEEAVAALLGEGRAET; from the coding sequence ATGAAGGACAACATAATCCACGCGATGGACCGCGATGGCGTGACGGTGGCCCGAATCCGCGCCGAAGCCATTCTCAACGAGGACCAGGTCCAGGCGTTCGGCCAGGCGCTCCTGGCGCTGGCCGATATTCCAGGCCGGCGGGTGATTCTCAATTTCCTGGGTGTCCACCACCTGAGCAGCCTGGCGCTCGGGGAACTGATTCGGTTGCATAAGCGGCTCGCGGAATCGGGCGGCGAACTGTGTCTGGCGGACATCGACCCGCGCATCTGGGAGATCTTCGCCATCACCCGCCTGGACCGTCTGTTCCGCATCTTCGACCGCGAGGAGGAGGCTGTTGCCGCCCTCCTCGGCGAGGGCAGGGCGGAGACCTAG